CGGTGTATTCCTACCACGATGCGATTGTGAGGGCTACCAAAGCCGTAGTAAATATCTCCACGCAAAAAAAAGTCGCAAACAACATTATGAACCCAATGTTTAACGACCCGTTTTTTCAGCAGTTTTTTGGCGATATGTATAGCCAAATCCCAAAAGACAGGGTAGAACGCTCTTTGGGCAGTGGCGTCATCATCTCGCACGATGGCTATATCATCACCAATAACCACGTAATAGACGGCGCGGACAAAATCATCGTAACGATTCCAAATGACACAAGAGAATACACTGCTAGCCTTGTCGGCACGGATAAAGACGGCGATATTGCTGTGATTCGTATCAGCAAAAACAACCTGCCTTTTGTGCCATTTGCCGATAGCAATGATGTCGCAGTGGGCGATGTAGTCTTTGCTATTGGGAATCCATTTGGCGTAGGCGAGACCGTAACTCAAGGTATCGTTTCAGCTATAAACAAAAATATCCAAATCAACGCTTATGAAAACTTTATCCAAACAGACGCTTCAATCAATCCCGGGAATTCAGGTGGTGCACTAATCGACTCACGCGGTGCGCTAATCGGTATGAACACAGCTATCCTCTCACGCACAGGTGGCAATCACGGAGTGGGATTTGCTATCCCTGCAAATATGGTAAAAGAAGTGGCAAATTCTCTTGTCAAAGAGGGTAGAATCCAGCGGGGTTACATAGGTGTAGGCACGCAAGACATAAGCGAAAATCTACGCTCAAACTACGGCAACGCTCAAGGCGCGGTAGTCATCTCTATCGACCCCAAATCCCCCGCACGCAAAGCGGGGCTACTTGTGTGGGATTTGATAACTGCAGTAAATGGCAAGCCTGTCAAAGACTCTGCTAGCTTGCGAAATCTAATCGGTGCGCTAAAACCAAATGAGAGAGCAACTCTAAGCATAATCCGTGATGGCAAACCTCAAACTATCACGCTCACGCTTGCTACGCGCAAAGACGGAAGCGCAAATGAAAGTGCGCCTGTAAATATCCCAGAATCTAGCGATGAAAAAAGCGCGCTAAAAGGAATGCGCGTAGAGCCACTCTCTGCCCAAATCCGCCAAAGATACAGAATCCCAAGCGACATATCAGGCGTGATAGTAACCAATGTCGCGCCAAACTCTCCAGCACAAGAGGCGGGATTTTCTCAAGGCGACATCATCTCTCAAGTAGAAGACATAGCTATCAAAGACACGGCAGACTTTGCTCGTGCGCTAAACAAATATAGGGGCAAAAATAAGCGATTTTTGGTGTATTCAAATGAGGGTGCTCGCACGATAGTGGCAAAATAAGGCGTGATAATTTAGACAATAATTTTTTGTGATTTTGGGGTGGATTTGCTCGCTTAGCTATGGGGTATCATCGCGAGAAGTATAGGGCTATGAGGTGGGGTAAATTCCCCTTGAATCTCAAGCAAGGTTAGCAACCGCCACTGCGAGCAAGTCGAAAGACTTGCGTGGCAATCTATATAAATTTCGGTTTTACTTTGTTTTGTGGGACATTGGCAAGGATACAACGAAGCAATACATTTTTTAATTTGTGGATTGCCACGAGAATCTTTGCGGATTCTCTCGCAATGGCGATTGGCAAAAAATAATCTAAAGAATCCCCTTACCTTGCTTAAGCTAGATAGATTTATTTTTTAGCGATAAATTCCTCTATTTTATCGCTAATGTATTCAATATGTTTGTTTCGCAGGTGCTCTCCCATCGGCAGGCTTATGATAGTTTTTGCCCGCCTTGACGCATTTGGTGTAGGTAGCACCCGCACTCTCTCATCGTTTCGTAGCACTTCTATATCGCTAAGTGCGTTTGGATAGTGGATAGAGCATTCTATGCCGTTTTTTTGCAGAAATTCACACAAGCTATCCCTACCCTTTTGCCCCTCCATAAGCCACTCAATGACAAAGAGATGCCATACGCACTGCTCGCTAAGAGGTGGCAGCTTTAGATAGCCCTTTTTCTCCAAAGATTCTAGCTTATAATAATATCGCCTAGCAGCCCTTGTCCTGTATTCGTTATGTGTTTCTAGCAATGGTAGTTTTATTGTCAAAATCTTTGCTTGGATAGAATCTAGTCTTGAGTTATACCCTAGTGCTATGTGGTGATTTTTTACAAACGCATCGTTTTGGTATTCTTGTCCGTGATTTGCGATTTGCCTAGCTTTTTTGACTAGATTTATGTCTTTTGATAGCACCGCCCCGCCATCACCATACGCACCTAGATTTTTGCCCGGATAAAAGCTAAATGTCGCTATATCACCCACACTCCCCACACTTCGCCCTTGCTTATCCACTCCCCCGTGCGCTTGAGCGCAGTCCTCGATAAACGCTAGAGAATTCTCTTTGGCAAAATCGCGTAGCTTGTCTAAATCAAGCACTTTGCCATAGAGATGCACAGCGATAAATGCGCTAGATTTTGGGCTTAGATTTTCTTTATTTATGACAAATTCGCCATTTTCATCGCAATCAATTATTGCGAGGTTTAGCCCCGCATTTAGCACAGCTTCTGCACAGGCAAAGTAAGTGTTTGCAGGGATAAGCACTTCGCTATGAGGTGGCAAATCTAGGGCTTTTAGGGCGATTTGTAGCGCGTCAGTGCCATTGCCTACGCCTACGCAGTGGTTTTTGTTATAAGCACTATGAAGTAGCTCTTCTATGGCTTCATCTAGCTTTTCTTTGGGTTTTTTGGGTGCTTTGCCAAAAATCGTGCTACTGAAATTCTCCTCAAACTCGCTTACCGCGCTTCCTAGCACGAATTCTGCATTTTTGCAAATGCTCTCTACACCCTTTAGCACCGCTTTTTGCAAATCCACAAACTGCGCTTTTAAGTCCAAAAACGGAACTTTTTTGACTTCTTTCATATCCTTACACCCTTTTGCCACACCTATTGAAACAAACTTTCAAAGGCGAGCGATAGATTTTGCTAGACACCCTCTTATCTCGCAAGTAAAATCTAAATCGGCAGGATTTTTTAACAAAATCGTATTTTTATCTAGCACACACCATTATGAGAAAGAGAAGCATAGCCTGTGTTTGGGTGGATACATATTGATTTGCTAAAGCCTTTTTTGTGTAGTGTGATTTTTAGCGGGGCGTGCAGGGCAAGTGCTTCTTTGCCACAATATGGCTTGCCAAATCTATCAAATTTCACGCGAAAAGTCCCCATTTCTTGGCAGTGTGGATTGGAATCTAGTGAGATAAATTCTACACCAAAATACTCCCCTAGCCTAACGGCTATTTCGGCATTGTTGCGACATTCTATGGAAATGTTTATATTGCTATACCCTGATAGACATCGCTTGTTTTTGCCACTTGTAGCGATTATATCGCCCACGCTTGGTTGATTGTCTCTATCGGTGGTGGGGGCAAATCTA
This genomic stretch from Helicobacter macacae MIT 99-5501 harbors:
- a CDS encoding Do family serine endopeptidase, which encodes MSKKSYFSTLALACVVCASSLQAYSIQNAPKASKRANPMNDKNTVYSYHDAIVRATKAVVNISTQKKVANNIMNPMFNDPFFQQFFGDMYSQIPKDRVERSLGSGVIISHDGYIITNNHVIDGADKIIVTIPNDTREYTASLVGTDKDGDIAVIRISKNNLPFVPFADSNDVAVGDVVFAIGNPFGVGETVTQGIVSAINKNIQINAYENFIQTDASINPGNSGGALIDSRGALIGMNTAILSRTGGNHGVGFAIPANMVKEVANSLVKEGRIQRGYIGVGTQDISENLRSNYGNAQGAVVISIDPKSPARKAGLLVWDLITAVNGKPVKDSASLRNLIGALKPNERATLSIIRDGKPQTITLTLATRKDGSANESAPVNIPESSDEKSALKGMRVEPLSAQIRQRYRIPSDISGVIVTNVAPNSPAQEAGFSQGDIISQVEDIAIKDTADFARALNKYRGKNKRFLVYSNEGARTIVAK
- a CDS encoding DegT/DnrJ/EryC1/StrS family aminotransferase; this encodes MKEVKKVPFLDLKAQFVDLQKAVLKGVESICKNAEFVLGSAVSEFEENFSSTIFGKAPKKPKEKLDEAIEELLHSAYNKNHCVGVGNGTDALQIALKALDLPPHSEVLIPANTYFACAEAVLNAGLNLAIIDCDENGEFVINKENLSPKSSAFIAVHLYGKVLDLDKLRDFAKENSLAFIEDCAQAHGGVDKQGRSVGSVGDIATFSFYPGKNLGAYGDGGAVLSKDINLVKKARQIANHGQEYQNDAFVKNHHIALGYNSRLDSIQAKILTIKLPLLETHNEYRTRAARRYYYKLESLEKKGYLKLPPLSEQCVWHLFVIEWLMEGQKGRDSLCEFLQKNGIECSIHYPNALSDIEVLRNDERVRVLPTPNASRRAKTIISLPMGEHLRNKHIEYISDKIEEFIAKK